The Sander vitreus isolate 19-12246 chromosome 5, sanVit1, whole genome shotgun sequence genome includes a region encoding these proteins:
- the ccn1l2 gene encoding cellular communication network factor 1, like 2 has translation MIDQKRFTSTILYSFERFYQFFSFCSSAVIKMLSPVTLQQIISTLFVLSSAAVMAERECPAECSCTPSPQPCPLGVSWVTDHCGCCKVCARQFNEDCSATEPCDHIKGLRCHLGAGGDPERGLCRAEAQGLPCEFGGRVYQHGEDFQPNCQHQCTCMDRVVGCMPLCPPQVPLPDWRCMRPRLARPEGGCCEEWVCDDNNHISEEPDELTHTSLPDSEPLPNHISALLHAQPQPRHPAATGGAMFREMVSFPMSEVFLKSSCFPQITEWTDCSTTCGMGISSRVTNNNPDCRLVRETRLCQIRKCELQLPAASKKGKKCQRTVRPQEPVTITFAGCTTTQRYRPRTCGTCTDDRCCTPSLSRTVRLRFHCPDGEDFYRNVMWIQRCSCNTSCRIPSGPSSPSVSLHNDIHTFRH, from the exons ATGATCGATCAAAAACGTTTTACCTCTACAATTCTTTATTCCTTTGAAAGGTTTTAccagtttttctctttttgttcatCTGCTGTAATCAAGATGCTTAGCCCTGTTACTTTGCAGCAGATCATTTCCACCCTGTTTGTGCTAAGCAGCGCTGCAGTGATG GCAGAGAGGGAGTGCCCGGCGGAGTGCTCCTGCACCCCCTCGCCCCAGCCGTGCCCGCTGGGTGTCAGCTGGGTGACCGACCACTGTGGCTGCTGTAAAGTTTGCGCTCGGCAGTTTAATGAGGACTGCAGCGCCACCGAACCTTGCGATCACATCAAGGGGCTACGCTGCCATCTGGGGGCTGGAGGAGACCCTGAGAGAGGACTGTGTCGAG ctGAGGCCCAGGGTTTGCCCTGCGAGTTTGGCGGGCGGGTGTACCAGCATGGCGAAGACTTCCAGCCCAACTGCCAGCACCAGTGCACCTGTATGGACAGGGTGGTGGGCTGCATGCCTCTCTGTCCTCCCCAAGTGCCACTGCCCGACTGGCGCTGCATGCGGCCCCGGCTGGCCAGGCCCGAGGGCGGCTGCTGTGAGGAATGGGTGTGTGATGACAACAACCACATCAGTGAGGAGCCAGACGAGCTGACACACACCTCCCTGCCAGACAGCGAGCCCCTTCCCAACCACATCAGTGCCTTGCTGCATGCCCAGCCGCAGCCTCGGCACCCAGCTGCCACCGGAGGGGCCATGTTCAGAG AAATGGTGTCCTTCCCCATGTCTGAGGTTTTTCTCAAATCCAGCTGTTTCCCACAAATCACAGAGTGGACCGACTGTTCCACAACATGTGGGATGGGCATTTCAAGTCGAGTGACCAATAACAACCCAGACTGTCGGCTGGTCAGAGAAACCAGACTGTGCCAGATCCGGAAATGTGAGCTGCAGCTCCCTGCAGCTAGCAAG AAGGGGAAGAAGTGTCAGCGAACTGTCCGCCCCCAGGAACCAGTCACAATCACTTTTGCGGGATGCACGACAACACAGCGGTACCGCCCTCGCACCTGTGGGACTTGCACTGATGACCGTTGCTGCACACCCTCCCTCTCCCGCACTGTGCGGCTCCGCTTCCACTGCCCTGACGGAGAGGACTTCTACAGAAACGTAATGTGGATCCAGCGCTGCAGCTGCAATACAAGCTGTCGTATACCAAGCGGGCCATCCAGCCCTTCAGTCAGCCTCCACAACGACATCCACACCTTCAGGCACTGA